Within the Pseudoxanthomonas sp. YR558 genome, the region CGGGAGGTTATCTCGCGGCCCTGCAGGCCAAGGGTTACGAGGTCGAAGCGCCGGAGTGATCCGGCGCATTGCCGCAGGCGTCAGCCCGCGGCCGTCATCGCGGGCTGGCCGGCGCCCAGCTGAGACCAGCGCTTGAGCACGCTGGCGCGGATGCCGGCGGCATCGATGCCGGCCTCGGCGAGCAGATCCTCGCGGCTGGCGTGGTGCTGGAACTCGTCCGGCAGACCCAGGTGCAGTACGGGCAGCACGATGCCTTCGGCATTGAGCAGTTCGGCCACGCCGGACCCCGCGCCGCCCATCACCACGTTGTCCTCGATGGTGACGAAGCCCTGGTGGCTGTTCGCCAACTCAAGGACCAGGTCGCGGTCCAGCGGTTTCACGAAGCGCATGTTCACCACGGTGAGCCCCAACTCGCGGCCCACCTGCTCGGCCGCCGCGACGGTCGAGCCGAACGCAAGCAGTGCCACGCGCGTACCACGCGCACGCAGGTCGGCCTTGCCGATCGGTAACGTATCGAGGTTCGATTGGAGCGCCACGCCAGGGCCCGTACCGCGCGGGTAGCGCACAGCGGCGGGGCCGTTGAAGTGGTAGCCGGTACTGAGCATCTGCCGGCATTCGTTTTCGTCCGCCGGTGCCATCACCACCATGTGCGGCACACAGCGCAGGTAGCTGAGGTCCAGGTTACCGGCATGCGTGGCGCCGTCGGGGCCGACCACACCGCCGCGGTCGATGGCGAACAGCACATCCAGTTGCTGGATGGCGACGTCGTGCACCAACTGGTCGTAGCCGCGCTGCAGGAAGGTCGAATAGATCGCGACCACCGGCTTGCTGCCTTCGCAGGCCATGCCTGCAGCCAGGGTCACCGCATGCTGTTCGGCAATCGCCACGTCGAAGTAGCGCTCGGGGTATTCCTTGCTGAAGCGCACCAAGCCCGAGCCTTCACGCATGGCGGGTGTGATGCCGAGCAACTTGGGTTCGGCCGCCGCCATGTCGCACAGCCAGTCGCTGAAGATGTCCGTGTACGTGGACTTCTTCGCGCCGCCCTTGCTGACCAGGCCTTTCTCGGGATCGAACGGGCCCACCGCGTGGTAACCGATCTGGTCGCCTTCGGCCAACTCGTAGCCCTTGCCCT harbors:
- the dxs gene encoding 1-deoxy-D-xylulose-5-phosphate synthase, yielding MIDAARYPRLSRIQIPADLRQFDESELPAIAEELRGYLIESVGRSGGHFGAGLGVIELTVALHYLFETPNDRLVWDVGHQCYPHKILTGRRETIHTVKQKDGVAPFPKREESEYDTFGVGHSSTSISAALGMAIALAQQGDDRKVVAVIGDGAMTAGMAFEALNHAGGMEPEPNLLVILNDNQMSISENVGGLTKMLGRLSSSRTLNALREGGKKLLGDKKKPPARFMRRWEEHWKGMFVPSTLFEQMGFHYTGPIDGHDVEALVGALKTLKTLKGPQLLHILTTKGKGYELAEGDQIGYHAVGPFDPEKGLVSKGGAKKSTYTDIFSDWLCDMAAAEPKLLGITPAMREGSGLVRFSKEYPERYFDVAIAEQHAVTLAAGMACEGSKPVVAIYSTFLQRGYDQLVHDVAIQQLDVLFAIDRGGVVGPDGATHAGNLDLSYLRCVPHMVVMAPADENECRQMLSTGYHFNGPAAVRYPRGTGPGVALQSNLDTLPIGKADLRARGTRVALLAFGSTVAAAEQVGRELGLTVVNMRFVKPLDRDLVLELANSHQGFVTIEDNVVMGGAGSGVAELLNAEGIVLPVLHLGLPDEFQHHASREDLLAEAGIDAAGIRASVLKRWSQLGAGQPAMTAAG